In Choloepus didactylus isolate mChoDid1 chromosome 18, mChoDid1.pri, whole genome shotgun sequence, a single genomic region encodes these proteins:
- the ZFP3 gene encoding zinc finger protein 3 homolog, which yields MGTENKEVILKEEISEESEPNGIILEKLPKVVYQGHEFGAACEEDMLEEHLRESTEEIMEQMSLQERDFASQLIIFKKSPSSEIDREYNERERDLAVEGVSTFASSGHSFIENPEPNKTQRSSVGEKPHTCKECGKTFNQNSHLIQHMRVHSGEKPFECKECGKTFGTNSSLRRHLRIHAGEKPFACGECGKAFIQSSHLIHHHRIHTGERPYKCEECGKAFSQNSALMLHQRIHTGEKPYECNECGKTFRVSSQLIQHQRIHTEERYHECNECGKAFKHSSGLIRHQKIHTGEKPYLCNECGKGFGQSSELIRHQRIHTGDKPYECNECGKTFGQNSEITRHIRIHTGEKPYVCKECGKAFRGNSELLRHERIHTGEKPYECFECGKAFRRTSHLIVHQRIHTGEKPHQCNECARTFWDNSELLLHQKIHIGEKPYECNECEKTFSQHSQLTIHQRIHTGEKPYECQECQKTFSRSSHLLRHQSVHCME from the coding sequence ATGGGGACTGAGAACAAGGAGGTGATTCTCAAGGAAGAAATTTCTGAAGAATCTGAACCAAATGGAATAATATTAGAAAAACTTCCAAAAGTGGTTTACCAGGGTCATGAATTTGGAGCAGCTTGTGAAGAAGACATGTTAGAGGAACATTTGAGAGAATCCACAGAAGAGATTATGGAGCAGATGTCTCTTCAGGAGAGAGACTTTGCTTCACAGTTGATTATCTTTAAAAAGTCACCCTCAAGTGAGATTGACCGGGAGtataatgagagagagagagatcttgCAGTGGAGGGAGTTAGTACATTTGCTTCCTCCGGCCACAGCTTCATAGAAAATCCAGAACCTAACAAAACACAGAGAAGTTCTGTGGGAGAAAAGCCTCATACatgtaaagaatgtgggaaaacctttaaTCAGAACTCACATCTTATCCAGCATATGAGAGTTCATAGTGGAGAGAAACCCTTTGAATGCAAAGAATGTGGAAAGACATTTGGAACTAACTCAAGCTTGCGTAGACATCTGAGAATTCATGCTGGAGAGAAACCCTTTGCTTGTGGTGAATGTGGAAAGGCCTTCATTCAGAGTTCACATCTTATCCATCATCatagaattcatactggagagagaCCCTATAAATGTGAAGAATGTGGTAAAGCCTTCAGTCAGAATTCAGCACTTATGCTACATCAGAGaatacacactggagagaaaccatatgaatgtaatgaatgtggaaaaaccTTTAGGGTTAGTTCACAACTTATTcagcatcagagaattcatactgaaGAAAGGTATCATGAATGCAATGAGTGTGGCAAAGCCTTCAAGCATAGCTCAGGCCTTATTAGACACCagaaaattcatactggagagaaaccgtaTCTGTGTAACGAATGTGGGAAAGGCTTCGGTCAGAGTTCTGAGCTTATCCGGCACCAAAGAATTCATACAGGGGacaaaccctatgaatgtaatgagtGCGGGAAAACTTTTGGTCAGAATTCAGAAATTACTAGACATATCagaattcatactggtgagaagCCCTATGTATGTAAGgagtgtgggaaagctttcaggggGAACTCAGAACTTCTTAGACAcgagagaattcatactggagagaaaccctatgaatgcttTGAGTGTGGGAAGGCTTTCAGGCGAACTTCTCACCTTATTgtccatcagagaattcatactggggaGAAACCCCATCAGTGTAATGAATGTGCCAGAACCTTTTGGGATAACTCTGAGCTGCTTCTCCATCAGAAAATTCATattggagagaaaccttatgagtGTAATGAGTGTGAGAAAACATTCAGCCAGCATTCCCAACTTACCATAcaccagagaattcacactggggagaagccTTACGAGTGCCAAGAATGTCAGAAGACCTTTAGTCGGAGCTCTCACCTTCTTAGACATCAAAGTGTTCACTGTATGGAATGA